A segment of the Gossypium hirsutum isolate 1008001.06 chromosome D10, Gossypium_hirsutum_v2.1, whole genome shotgun sequence genome:
GTAAACTTAATAcgttgataaaattttattttaatccctctgaaaaattatgattcattttttatctcttaatataatttttttagtttcgtTCAGTTAGATTCCATCGGCTATTGGAGTAAGTTTAAAGCAAACCCAACCATAGTATTCGAAAGCATGAGCAAAGGTGACCCAGCCATCTCGTCACTGTATTTTGTTAAGCCCGATGGGCTTTTATTTGCATGGATAGTCCAATTAAATCCCCATAAAGAGCCCATGACTCCAACTCAGAGGATATTTATTAAAGAATGTTTTAAAAAGTAATCTTCTTTTTaagattaatataaaaaataaataaatttactaattataatatttaataaagatattataatattagatttaattcttttattttagtttgatTATTCTCAAGTcgtgtattttttaaaatttgaaatttcaatcatGGTATgtcattaaattcattaaattagtGTAtaccaatttcaaaattttatgtggCAAATATAGTATCACATATATAATGTTATATCAGCTTATTACTTTCATATAATGCTCAACAAAAATCAtgttattttagttaataaatttaaCGGTTATCATTTAATACATGGTtgaaatatcaaaattcaaaaaaaaaaaagtataagaactagaaatgatcaaattgaagaatagagactaaatctataacttatGCCTAATACAtgactaatagtaaaatttaacctaACAAATTTAATTGTTGTTATTTCGATCCtgacaaaaattttaatttttaaaaatttttaaacctaaactTCACCAAGagcataataattaaattcgtaacttagattttttaaaaataataaattatttacttcATAATTACTAATAGTATTTAGTTGTAATATATCAACAATAAATTAGTTGTTTTACACCTCCCtattaaccttttcaaaatcaAATTGGTGGTCGAACATGTGAAGGTCGTAGTTCATTGCAGATCTCCAATAAGCAAAATAATGGACTGGGGTCGTAATTAGCCCCCGTGGTATGATTTAGGTTGAAGTTTACTTcctttatttgatatttgattagaaCAACGTATTTTAACATTATTGCATTACTTCTATtagactttgattagaatatggttttacaaacctataaataggcGTAGTCGTCTCTCCTCttatatcattcaaattcaacatagtaaattttcttctcctctgcccgtgatttttccccgaaagggtttccacgtaaaattctgtgtgttctattttctctctttctttgcgaTTCATCATCATTATCGAcgttcaattttcataaatatgaTCTGGACTGTTTGATTAAATATATcattaaaactttaattaaaaataaaaaattattaaaaataaatttaattaatttttaattttattgaattgtttCGTAAATCAACAGATTTAAAACTTTTCTCCAAACTATTACTCTaactaattttcaatttaattaataattcaatccaaattaaatataatcctgactcataaaaaaggaaaatagaaaagaagACCTTTTTACTGATGCGACAGTCCTTCACAATATATTGGTGAATGAGATGGTGAGTTGACTCCTCCGCTAATCATGTTAACTTTTTCAATGCTTTAAATTTGGACAATGttggacaaatttaattcattttaactaTATAAGGTTATTAATATTGTATCATTATACGTACCGTTTTTCTATTAATATTGACACATACCAATAtcgattattttgataaattattttaagttttttaatatTCTTAAAAGGATGCTtccaaacaataaaataaatatgaaaaaatcttgattttacaaaaatatacaaattaaatcaattaattttacaaatacaaaataaacaagaaaaaaatacatTCCATACAATAATATCATCTCGTGTATGTAAAATACATTAGTTGGTACACATTATTGTCGTTGATAAGAATGAAATTAGATGAAACTAATCCACATACAAGTCGAAATAATATGTATTAACCGATACAACTGAAATCGATACGAAATATGATATTAGTGAGTATCGAATATCGATTTTGAAGATTGGATCCAATGACTCTGTCAGTGTGGCTGAAAGATCTAATCCGGGATTCTTCGGATAAGGTGGAGAGAGGGACTGGAAAGCAAAAAAAGCTATCGATGACTTTAGGGTCCGGGTTCAATTAATCACGTGATTCTTTTTAATTTCAGACATGACATCAATAATTTGTCTTACACCTTAATTTAATCATTACGTATCTTTCTTGTCTAAATATGATCCCACTCATCGTCCttttacttataaaattaaaattttcaacattttagcCTAAAGATGTTAGCTTTGAATATCActcaaattataaaaagaaaataattgaatagagtgatgaaattttctatattttatgagTTTCGAATTTAAGTTGGgtgattaaaaaaaagtatatataatttaaaatgtaaatGAGATATTAATTCTTAAGTGTTATTCGAActtgatttgaaaaataaataaatttaattttttaattattgaatcaaatttaaatttgagcATATTGAActatgaattaaattttattcgagtattttaatatttgatttaaaaactcacaagtttaattaaatttttattttaacgtgtacattaactcaattaaattaattcaatcttgaatcgataaaaaaataattaggttaaTTAAGTTTAGAAAGGATTATCGAACTTCGACCGTAATATCTACCAGAATCAAAGGGCAATCATTTATATTCCTCTCTATATAAACCATACAAGCCCAAATCCATCTCTATTAACTCACCCCAGTTTCCATAAAAAGAAAACTCTGTTTTCATCTCCTCTATTCAATTACCCaatcccccccccccaaaaaaaaaggaaaaagaaaaaagcttaAATGGCAGGTGCAAGGAGGGAAATGATCAATGGCGGGAATATCTCACGGAGGATCGCTGGCCGTCCAATCCCAAGGAGGGGACAAGTGAAAGTTGCTATAATGGCGGGGATTGCACATTCTTTTGCTTCTATTTTCACTACAAGCAGTCGCAGAGCATCTCCTTCTCGTTTgtcttaatttataataaaaagaaacacacgaattttttatgattttgtaaaaaaaaaaaacagtgggAGAGGGTGTTGCCTGTCCTAAAGAAAGATGTGAgctgcttattattattattattattttgggttcATGTTCATTTCGGTAATTATGTACAGAAGCTGGTATTAATGTCTGTTTTAAATGAATTTCTGCCTTTTGGAAACTGTTTTGCATTGACACGCGTAAGACTCAttgatgatattataaaaatataggataTAGTAGAGGGacgaaaatgaaaatttgatcaaTTTGAATGATACCATTGTTGATGTTAACAAATTCATTTTATGATCGGAGTTACAAAGTACAAATGAAGGGTGGATCAACATTGATCATAGTAATGTTATTGTTCTAAGATTAAACAAAGCTACAAAGCCCTCTGTTTATTCAAATTTGGGTGGAGTTTTGGATGTTAAATTTAAGACGCGGCTGCAAAACCATGTTGAGAATCACCAAAAACCAAGTTCAAAATCATGGCTAATCTGACCCCTCCTTGAGCAATTCTTTTCATTACTATAGGCATCCTTGAATTGAAGTATTCATCTGCAACCAAAAACAAGACACTATGAAGAGTACAAACACCTAtggtatattttaaccttttaaaaattcaattccaATTCAATCGGTAGGAGTTCAGTAAGGACTAGAACATGATCAAATTATAGGGACTGAATCTACAACTTATGCATTATACAGGGACTAATAGAAAATTTTGACCTTGTTTTTCCAAAGCTTTAAGCAATAATATAACATACCTGCCAAGGTTTGTCCAGGCTCTACGCCTTTGTAGCCCCATTTGCAAGCTAGGTTTATGCTCTCATTAGCATACCTACTCATATGAAAATGGTAGCTTTTATTAAACATATCATCAAGCAAGCAaaaactcattttcttttttctctgaAATTACCAGATGggatagaaaaaaaatttggtttgacCCTTCTACTATgctaaattttgtgatttaattgttgtattttaatttgacataatagCTAACTCCATTAACTATTTAGGTTAAGATTTAAATGTGAGATTTTTAAAaacaatctaaaaaaaatttatgtcaaTATGATGGGTTAGAacgagtaattttaaaaaaaatcattttaaaatatgaatggaAAAAGTTAACGATGTTAACTATTTGAACCAGCTAATAACATTCAAGAATAAAATTTGAGAGTAGATAGGGACCCCAACTTGGTTAAATGAAAAAAGTAGTAATTTTAGCtcctaaaaaaatcaattaatttaagcCCTTCTATCTCTTTGGTTAGATGGAAATTTTTCCAACTTTAGcttctaaaaattaataatttaattttaatctattttagctgattaaatggaaaaattgcatttttatcctcccaaaatttaataattcaattaagttctttaaaGTTTTAACAAAAAAGTTTTTGGCTTTGGCATCCaaaagttttataattttatgttgaCTTCACCTTGAAGACATTGTAAAAGTAAATAGACCAAAATAcgccaaattaaaatataaagactaaatctcaAGTTTAAACTTATTAAAgtaccaaaatcaaaatttgaccACGTTTTATAATTGATCGAAAGAGGGTAGAAATCTTACTTGTTCGAGCATGTAAGAAGATCATCACATTCTTCCCATGATGCTACATCATCAAACCAGATTCCCTATATGAAAGCAACAATCATTATGTTTAAATACAAATACTAAGCTAGAATTTGTATagtaattagggactaaattgaacttacaTCAGTAAAGTTCCCTACTAAGTCCTCTTGAAGGCTGTCCAAGTTCTTTTCATAGTAATCTGCTAGAGCTGTAAGGATGATCTCCCTATCCCATacctatatatataaacacatacaCATTGttgaaatatttcataaaatgtgACTAATTAAATCACTCAATTTAGCTATAAGTTTAGTTTAACCACAGACACTCACATGGTGCAGGTTAGATTTATGCCTAAACCATCGAACCGAGATGGTGTTTCCGCCTTCGTCGGTCGTAAAACCGACGTGCATCGGCTGATGGATATCTCCTATGAAGTGTGACAAGAACAATAAGGCTTCTGTCATGTTATCTGCAGGGGACAAAAGAGGTCATCCGGTATCGAATTCAAGGAAACGACAACATGAATCATGGACGAGTAAATACGATTTTCTTACATCGACGATCTGATGTTCCTTCCCTGTAGTGCACAAGCTGTGAGGTGAAGTTTTGGATTGCACCAGCAACGCACATGTCCTTCACACCATTAGTATCATGACAGTCCCCTAAAACAAAAATGAGCAAATGTGCATTATTCATACACAATCCAAGTgatcttttatattattttatgacCAAAAAATTGCTGGGATTTCAGCTTACTCGAGTACTCATACGAGCAAGCATTATCCGGAGTATCGATGAAATGAAGTGGACTCGTCCATCGATACTTATACCAATGCCGGATTTGGTCCGGCCATACGCAAAGGGACGAAAGGTCTCCATTAGCATAGTCAGGCAACAAATTTTCAACAGCTGCTGCTGCCTCAGGCTCTAAAAGACCCTATACCAAAATTTCCATACACGGTCCATCAAATACTAATCAAAGCAcaaaaaagtaccaaaagagcaaTTCAACGAACAGTACCTGAGCTATCCGGCATGTTAAAACATGACCTTCTTTGCTCCAACCATGGGTTCTAGGCACTAAAACCAGTGTCAGAGCCACCAACAATGAAGACAACCTCCACAACACGACCATATTCCTCAATGTCTTGTCTTTCCTGCTATTGTTTTACTAGTTTTGGCAACTCAATAACAATGGGGTTCATGTAATGTATATAAACACAATAAGTGGTCTAGATTCTCACTGTTTTTCACGTTAACTACCTCAAGGTTGACCTGACATGGAAGCAAGTGGGAGCATTATTCTGGTATATGTGATGTGATGTAGATCAATGATGAACATagagttaattaattattaatcattaATCAAGGATGATTAATGATGGGTGTACGTAAGTAAGTTTGGTGTATGTAATAGTTTATAAGGttagttaattatatatatggttaaaatatgccataagttcttgtactttttgaaaatttagaatttagtccctctacttttatttccaagaatttagtccatctatttttcatatttcaaaattcaaatccaattgTTAATACTGTTAAACTTTTtgttgtgacattttgaaataaaaaaaactcacttaATAACCATgcgattaaaaaaataatgttataaatttaaatttaacaaaataataatgtaCAGTATTAATAACCGAAgttgaatttgaaaattaaaaagtaaaagagctaaattcttgaaaatgaaagtaaaaagacAATTTCAAATTCTCGAAGAGTATAGGggtttatgagatattttaaccTATATAAAAAATAGTTTGATACCCTGTGCATTTGGATATATAATAGTTTGATACCTTGTGCAATTTGGTTATATTATAAACTAGTTCGATACCCTGTGCACTGCtcagaaaaatattatttatttacatgtattttataaaaatactgAAATCACATGACAAgaatatttaaaaactatataaaaattgaattttcatAATCACatgttaataacaattaataaaaaattatttataattttaaattagtaatataatgttttttattcacataattaaattaaaatattgaaatcacatgacaaaataaaaataaaaaccacatataaaaaattaatttttcataatcacatgttaataacaattaataaaaaattatttataattttaaattattttttattcatcatATTTGTTTTACCGTCCATATTCAGAGATTGTGACTGACCCTCTCAACAAtatcttctttaaattttaaacctACATTCTCTTTTGACAATATAATATGCTTTATTACTGCACACAATACTTATAAAATCCACACAATATGCTTTATTATTGCACATCAATGGATTTTATTGTTATCATTTGAgacataattgaaattttaaaatttaaagagtataaaaattaaaaatgatcgaattaataaacaaaaattaaattcataacttacgcACACTACGTAacgaataatataatttaacctatATACTACCAATTTTgatcataaataaaattttaaaattcaaaaatatagaaattaaactTTATAACTTACATTATTTTAAA
Coding sequences within it:
- the LOC107942074 gene encoding endonuclease 1, with the translated sequence MVVLWRLSSLLVALTLVLVPRTHGWSKEGHVLTCRIAQGLLEPEAAAAVENLLPDYANGDLSSLCVWPDQIRHWYKYRWTSPLHFIDTPDNACSYEYSRDCHDTNGVKDMCVAGAIQNFTSQLVHYREGTSDRRYNMTEALLFLSHFIGDIHQPMHVGFTTDEGGNTISVRWFRHKSNLHHVWDREIILTALADYYEKNLDSLQEDLVGNFTDGIWFDDVASWEECDDLLTCSNKYANESINLACKWGYKGVEPGQTLADEYFNSRMPIVMKRIAQGGVRLAMILNLVFGDSQHGFAAAS